A window of Anaerolineae bacterium genomic DNA:
CGAGCTGGTGATCACACCGGAGGGTCTCTACCTTCCCGTTGATTATAAGCTTTCCACGCGGGTGACTGAATCATTCCAGGTGCAGGTGGCCGCCTATGCGCTGCTGGTCGAAGCGCAGTACAATACCTGTGTGACGCAGGGGTATGTCTACCTGATTACGCCGCGCACCCTGCACCCGGTAGCGATCACTGAGGCACGGCGGGAAGATGTCCGGCGGCGGGTGGAGGCCATCCGGGCGATTGTGGCTGGCGAGCAGATGCCCCCGCCGCCATCGACGCGGGCCAGATGCCGGGATTGTGAGTTCCGCCGTTTTTGCAACGATGGCTGAAAAGAGCCGCC
This region includes:
- the cas4 gene encoding CRISPR-associated protein Cas4, whose translation is MPLILEAEEVPADTLTVTDLKQHAHCPRFTFFEHCWPDVRPRTYKMDAGEEAHARERERARRRTLAAYGLPAGERLFNVRVACPELRLRGEIDELVITPEGLYLPVDYKLSTRVTESFQVQVAAYALLVEAQYNTCVTQGYVYLITPRTLHPVAITEARREDVRRRVEAIRAIVAGEQMPPPPSTRARCRDCEFRRFCNDG